The following is a genomic window from Antechinus flavipes isolate AdamAnt ecotype Samford, QLD, Australia chromosome 3, AdamAnt_v2, whole genome shotgun sequence.
CGTTTTGTCCCTAAACAGTTGCACACAGAATTCACATTTGAAGGGCCATTCTTCAGCATGAACAGTTAAATGTTTGGTTAGGTctttaatagaaagaaaaggtGATTCACAAACATTACAAATAAAGTTTTTATTGAATGTTTCTTGAACAATATCCTGTTCATCTGATGTCTGTGGGTCATCACTTGGTTTCTGATCCTCATTCTCTGTGTCTTCTTGTTTGAAAGATATAGGGAGAGGAGCTTCCAAGTTATCACCAGATGAAACAACAGATGAGACCACTGagagtggtggtggtgatggggaagaagaagatgaagatgagaatgaagaagaggatgaagaggaagaagatgaggaagaggaggaggaggaagaggaggaagaggaagatgatgaagaagaggaggaggaggaagaagaaagtataGGTGGCCCAGGTGAAGCTGCAGAGTTCAGAGGCTCAACAGATGGAACAGGAGATGCTGATGGAGACACTGTAGGTGAAAGAATGGGAAGTGGTGATTGTGTAGTAGTATTAGAAAGTGGTGAAGGACATGAAGGAGGAGAAACACTGGAAGATGGAGCTGGAAGTGGTAAAGGAAGAGTAGGAAGGAGAGGTGGCGGAGGTGTAGCCACAGTTAATACAGGTGGGCAGGGTGGAGGAGAAGATGGATTTGTAGGGATTAGGAGAGGAGGCAGCTGACCAGAAGACACAGAAGTCTGTGGGAGGGGTGATGGAGAATTGCAAGGAGAGGAATGAGCAACTGGGGCGGGTAAACTAGAATCTGGGTCAAGATCTGGTTCTGGCTGGGGATCTAATGATTTACATGGACTCGGGCTCCTATTTTCATCTGGAGCCTTTTCCATAGCTAAATCTACGCCATTGTATTCATTGAGAAGAACTTTCTGTAACATGCAGGTTGTTGGTTTCTTCTTCTTTATAACACTGCAGGTAGACTGTGCTGAATTGTTCTCTTTGTATTCCTTGATATCAATGTCACCACAGGATTTCTTATTCACACTAAGATCCAATACAGATTCCCAAGGGACCTGGGCCTTTCCTGCAAGCTCGGACTTCTGCTTTACACCACTGGATAAATCCAGAGGCTGCTGATTGCACACATTACCAAAAGTGGTGCTGGCTGCCCAGTCTTTGGATATTTTGTAATCATCAAAACAGGAAGGGCTCACAGTGTCACTCTCTTCCCGCCCAGACAAACTCCAGGCAGGGGAACTGCTATGACTTTCCAATTTGGGTATTTTAGAACTAACAGCTGGATCGTTCCATACTGCTTTGCCCTCACTCTGTTTTCCAAAATCTCGAAGAGCAGGACTATGCTGTGGAGAACTTGGAGGAGAGCTGGTTCTTCGCTTAAACCTACTTGATGACACAGGCAACATAGAAGAAGATGATGAGACAGATGAACTTAATTTAGGGATGTCTGCTGTGGATATAACTGCTGTTAGCTTGTTGCTATCTTGTGTTTGAAGAAGCTGTTTGAGCTTTGAAGACAAAaagacatttttctctttgtgataAGAAACAGTCTCTGCAGTGGATCCACTGAGAGGTAAGTTTAAGGAACAGGATGGTGTTATAGGTTCTGGATCAGTTTCTGCCTTAATTTTAGGTAAAAAAGGTGGACTGGTGGTTCTTCGCTTCTTTGAATCATTATTTGTACTACTAGAGGAGTCCTTGGGAAGATCCTCTGCTACATGCATTTGAGAAGTCTTTACACTCTGAGTAATTTCCACTGTAACAGGAGTAAGCAAACAATTTAGGCCATACAAATCTGCAGTACTAGGTTCCATTTCAATCACATCACAATTACTAGTGCTGTTATTAGACTGAATCTTCCCatcaatataataatttaaattctcAGAGATATTGCTAGAAATATCCATAATGTAGACATCATCTgattctccttcttcttctagTTCTGTGTTTGCTATATATACATTCTGGGTCGGCTGAGTCTGCTCTGCTGGAAGTTGTGGCTCTTCAAGTAAGAATCCTTTTCTCCTTACTCCTTTAGGAATCAGATGACGTTCATGAACCCTACGCTGATGTCTCCTCATGTTTGTATGTGTTCCAAACACCTTTTTACAGTATTTGCATGGATGCAGTTCTTTGAGGTCTCCATTCTCTTCCGCAACAGAAGAAACGGCAATTTCTTGAGAaactctctctgaatccaaaatCATGCGATCCTGCAAAAAATTGGAAGCATTTGATTCATCTTTAAGACTTATATCATCTCCAAACACTGGGCCATCTACAAGGTCATCAGGCTGTTGAAGAGTTGAGATTGGTTTCCTTTTTGGCCCTGCTTCATGACGTCTCTCATGCCTTCTCCTGTTAATCTGGGTGCCAAAAGCTTTTCCACAATACCTGCATTTGAAAGCATGATTGACAGTAGATATATGGATATGCATGTGACGTTCCAGTCCTTGTTTGGTTGTAAACTTCCTTTCACAATGTTGACAAGGAAACATGAATGTTTCAAATACATCACCGTTGGAATCGCCTTTTGTTTTAGGAATTTTGATAGCAGGCATTACTTCAAGAGAGCCATCTAAATTTTCTTCAGTTGTATTTCTTGGTTCTTCtgatgtttgtttttcttcacattcTACTTCTGGCTCTCTCTCAGAACTTTCATTTGGAATATTAgtatcttcttccccttcctcatcttcttcctcttcttcatcttcctcttcttcctcctccaagtCATCTGAGCCACAATGTACTACTTCAGGTGTCCCTTCTGGCAGTGTTTGAGGCTCAGAGACAGGAGGAGGGATTATTAATTTGGGAAGTACATCCTGATTTACCATCTCCTGAATGACAGCTGTCTGTTCTAGGGAGAGCACTGCTGAAGCTGAaggcttctcttcttcctctttaggTCCTAgaataaataaaggaaagtagaagtaaaaaagaaatatgaagtttgccaattggaaataatttcatattattctaaatattcttcttgacactaaaatttttaaaactcatgAAAAGTAACATATAACTCCTTTCTATTCAATTGTCTAACAGAGCTGCATAATAATTACTTCATATTAATGAACCACTtcaaatttacaaaacattttcttcaaaacaatccattataaagatgagaaaattcaaacccagagaagttaagtgatttttcttccCAGCCATATGGCTATTAGAAGCCTTAAACCCAGAGTTTTTCCCCCCACTACTCTTCAGTGAATATCTGTAACAAAGCTCAGTAAATGAGAGGCAGATGATGGCACAGCAAAGGAAAAATCAAGACACAGGGAAGAAGCGGGAAAAACCAGGACCatgtaaaaggaagaaagaatatccAGAAAGATTAGTGTCAAAGCCTACAAATAATGACACTATGAATCATGATGATTGAggaaaaagccattagatttgaCCACTGTGGAATCATTAGTGAAACTGGATGAGAAATGAAAGGTTAGGAactgtatacaaatatatatatatatatatatatatgtgtgtgtgtgtgtgtgtgtgtgtgtgtatatatatatatgtgtatataatatatatatacatacacacacatatatatataaatatatataattttttttaaataagagagagaaaaatatataataatttaaggaAATGGCAGGATCATGCAAGTGAGAGATTCTTAAAGGAGGAGGAGCCTGGGGAACATTAAGTAAGGCAATGAAGGTAAAAGACAATTGAAGTAGGGAGAAGGGGTAATCAAAAGTACAAGCCCATAGGCCTTGGCAAGAATAATACCTCACTTTGAAATTGGTGTAAAGACAggatgaaggagggagggaggaaaggagggagggaaggaaagaaaaaggaaagaaggaaaaggaaggaaggaaggaaggaaggaaggaaggaaggaaggaaagaaggaaggaagaaccaCGTTACTAACAGATGGTATCAACTTTTTCAAGCAATTAGGAAGAAAGGAGATGTTGTAAAAGAGAGGAGGTGGCAGCAGCTGCTTAAGAGAAAAGTGcgatttttcttctctgtatttcattcttttgagAGGAGTTGGTAGTTTTGTGGTCTGTAAAATCTTCTATCCAGTGTTTTCTCAACAGCACTACTGTAACCAGTACATTTTTCTACTCTTTCATAATTAATCGAGCATGTAAATAAGCAAGGCTTCAAAGTAGGGCAAGATCCAATTCAGCTTGTCTTTATCTTGCTATAAAGAAGCTACTCACATCCTAGATACTGGCAACTTGACATTTTATGAATTTGtttatcgtgtgtgtgtgtgtgcacgcgcatAAGCATATATCCTGTATATATatcctgtacacacacacacacacacacacacacacacacacacacgtaatttCAAGTtggtagaaatttatttttgtgatgATAGAATTGATTCTATTTTCCAAATATCTCCTGAAACCCTAGTCAAGAACCAGATGGCAGGACTGCCACTGTTTTATCTATACAGTATTAATCtatacaataaattattttgccTCAGAAATATTTATCCCGGCTTGCTTTTGAAAGGAAATCCCTAGACTCCAAAGAGAAAACCCCACAACTTCAAACAAAAATGCCAATAATAAGGAAATTTACACTATATACATCCATTCCGGCACATTATGTCATAAATCCACGAACAAATACTTCTgatcaattcattttaaaataaaagttatttctcCCCAAATGGTTGTTGACAATGGGGGAAAAATGCAAGATAGATATAAGTAGGCTAAAAAAAGAGGTGGCAAGCATGCAACCCAAAAAACTGAAAAACCAAATCAGCTTAGAATATAATTagagatatttaacaaaaagttaaaatgcaacaaaatatagataatatattgtGAGACTAAGTCTACATGAGGCCAGGAAAGTCTGAAGATTGGTGaccattccattttaaaattccattttagcTCGAGTTTCACACCACTGGGTACACAGCATGCTACCAATAACAACTGCTTATACAGAAAATATAACACTAAAAAGGTGTATAAAACAGAAAAGCTGATAGCTAATTTTGTTAAGATGAATAATAGCGGACAGCTCACCTATTCCACACTGATAtccatgaaaaatagaattaggatCCAATGAGAAGGTATGGACCATAAATTTAATTCTGGAAAGGACTACTGATTTCATGTCCCAGATTAGTATCTAGTCACACAGGAAATAAGTGGCAGAACTAGGATTCAAATATTGGATGTTTTGTAATTTATACCAAGAAAAAGGTATTCAAAGGGATAGGACAAAAGAGCTATTAAATTATTGCCTTTGAATATCTAGAACCAGAAGATGGTATTCACTACTATAGAAAAATAAGACactataaaatattgaatagatgtcaatttcatcatctatctGGGTGctttgttttgaaaaacaaactaagaaaactaacctCTTCTTTGTGTAGAAATGTCATTTTGttattaaaatggaagaaaataccagaaagcagaaatattttaaatcatctaAAGGAAATCATGATTAGATAACACCAATAAACAAAGATACCTAAATACAGTTAAGAGAAGAGTGTTCTCTTGAATTTTCCCATACTTggatatttttggtttttatgaTCTCCAAGAAAATGCAAAAGTCTCCATTAAGTCTAATATCATATAGCATGAgcatgcaaggaaaaaaaaaaaaaaagaagcactaTATATTGAAAATTTAAGACTGGGAGgagtgaggagaaaagagaggcaaACATGGGATAGggataattaaaataatactgATCTTTGAAGTCACTTCAAGTTCCAGTTTACAGTAATACCTGTATTACCTTTCGACAATATCTTGAGTTTTCAAAtctatgaaaagaataaaatactttcTGCCTTGCATCTCATTTAGGATTGCCATTATCAATCCAGTCatgtaatgatgatgatattgcaTCCTCGTAGGCTATCCCAGCAGAGAATACAAACTTACAGTGATTCCTTCTGAAACTAAAAAGGCTTGGCATACAAGCCTGGaaacaaaaactgtttttatAAACCAAGAACAAGTCCAGCTCAGCTCAGAAAAGCTTATCACCAGAAAGCAGGCCACCCCAAGTAGTGAAGTTTTTAGGCCCAGAAATTTGTGAAGTACCTACAGCTGATGAAATGGCAAGTACTGTGTTGTTATGACAAGATATAATAGAAGTCATGGAAAGTACTTGGATAGAAATTCAGATAGAATGATACTTCTACATCAATGATTTTGGAAGAACTCGGGACAGTTCTTAATTGGTAGTGAGAAGGGAGGCAAGAAAAATGGC
Proteins encoded in this region:
- the PRDM2 gene encoding PR domain zinc finger protein 2 isoform X1, with the translated sequence MNQNTLESLEAPETLADVPEHVFRGLPEEVRLFPSAVDKTRIGVWAAKPILKGKKFGPFIGDKKKRSQVKNNVYMWEVYYPNLGWMCVDATDPKKGNWLRYVNWARSGKEQNLFPLEINRTIYYKTLKPIEPGEELLVWYNGEDNPEIAAAIEEERANTRSKRSSPKAKKGKKKSQEGKNKANKTGDKAKLKKGESDSASANMRDSEEGPKEEEEKPSASAVLSLEQTAVIQEMVNQDVLPKLIIPPPVSEPQTLPEGTPEVVHCGSDDLEEEEEEDEEEEEDEEGEEDTNIPNESSEREPEVECEEKQTSEEPRNTTEENLDGSLEVMPAIKIPKTKGDSNGDVFETFMFPCQHCERKFTTKQGLERHMHIHISTVNHAFKCRYCGKAFGTQINRRRHERRHEAGPKRKPISTLQQPDDLVDGPVFGDDISLKDESNASNFLQDRMILDSERVSQEIAVSSVAEENGDLKELHPCKYCKKVFGTHTNMRRHQRRVHERHLIPKGVRRKGFLLEEPQLPAEQTQPTQNVYIANTELEEEGESDDVYIMDISSNISENLNYYIDGKIQSNNSTSNCDVIEMEPSTADLYGLNCLLTPVTVEITQSVKTSQMHVAEDLPKDSSSSTNNDSKKRRTTSPPFLPKIKAETDPEPITPSCSLNLPLSGSTAETVSYHKEKNVFLSSKLKQLLQTQDSNKLTAVISTADIPKLSSSVSSSSSMLPVSSSRFKRRTSSPPSSPQHSPALRDFGKQSEGKAVWNDPAVSSKIPKLESHSSSPAWSLSGREESDTVSPSCFDDYKISKDWAASTTFGNVCNQQPLDLSSGVKQKSELAGKAQVPWESVLDLSVNKKSCGDIDIKEYKENNSAQSTCSVIKKKKPTTCMLQKVLLNEYNGVDLAMEKAPDENRSPSPCKSLDPQPEPDLDPDSSLPAPVAHSSPCNSPSPLPQTSVSSGQLPPLLIPTNPSSPPPCPPVLTVATPPPPLLPTLPLPLPAPSSSVSPPSCPSPLSNTTTQSPLPILSPTVSPSASPVPSVEPLNSAASPGPPILSSSSSSSSSSSSSSSSSSSSSSSSSSSSSSSSFSSSSSSSPSPPPLSVVSSVVSSGDNLEAPLPISFKQEDTENEDQKPSDDPQTSDEQDIVQETFNKNFICNVCESPFLSIKDLTKHLTVHAEEWPFKCEFCVQLFRDKTGLSEHRFLLHGVGNIFVCSVCKKEFAFLCNLQQHQRDLHPDRECTHHQFESGTLRPQNFTDPSKAKADHVHCLPEHPLEASKEEEEEEEVNDSSEELYTTIKIMASGVKSKDPDVRLGLNQHYPSFKPPPFQYHHRNPMGIGVTATNFTTHNIPQTFTTAIRCTKCGKGVDNMPELHKHILACASASDKKRYTPKKNPVPLKQTVQPKNGVVVIDNSGKNAFRRMGQPKRLNFSVELSKMSSNKLKLSALKKKNQLVHKAILQKNKSAKQKADLKNNDSDSHSHICPYCDREFTYIGSLNKHAAYSCPKKPISPSTKRSVSHSSKKGGISSPANSEKNSNQRRRTADAEIKMQSMQTHLGKTRARSSGPTTNPSPSPSFRAKQKVKFVPSVKSKKSSSTSLRNSSPVRMAKMSHMEGKKSKAVAKNHSAHLSSKTSRNLHVRVQKNKAVLPSKPALASKKKSDRFSVKSRERSGGPITRSLQLAASADLTESKKEESSTKQEPKDFRNLL
- the PRDM2 gene encoding PR domain zinc finger protein 2 isoform X2, with translation MNQNTLESLEAPETLADVPEHVFRGLPEEVRLFPSAVDKTRIGVWAAKPILKGKKFGPFIGDKKKRSQVKNNVYMWEVYYPNLGWMCVDATDPKKGNWLRYVNWARSGKEQNLFPLEINRTIYYKTLKPIEPGEELLVWYNGEDNPEIAAAIEEERANTRSKRSSPKAKKGKKKSQEGKNKANKTGDKAKLKKGESDSASANMRDSEEGPKEEEEKPSASAVLSLEQTAVIQEMVNQDVLPKLIIPPPVSEPQTLPEGTPEVVHCGSDDLEEEEEEDEEEEEDEEGEEDTNIPNESSEREPEVECEEKQTSEEPRNTTEENLDGSLEVMPAIKIPKTKGDSNGDVFETFMFPCQHCERKFTTKQGLERHMHIHISTVNHAFKCRYCGKAFGTQINRRRHERRHEAGPKRKPISTLQQPDDLVDGPVFGDDISLKDESNASNFLQDRMILDSERVSQEIAVSSVAEENGDLKELHPCKYCKKVFGTHTNMRRHQRRVHERHLIPKGVRRKGFLLEEPQLPAEQTQPTQNVYIANTELEEEGESDDVYIMDISSNISENLNYYIDGKIQSNNSTSNCDVIEMEPSTADLYGLNCLLTPVTVEITQSVKTSQMHVAEDLPKDSSSSTNNDSKKRRTTSPPFLPKIKAETDPEPITPSCSLNLPLSGSTAETVSYHKEKNVFLSSKLKQLLQTQDSNKLTAVISTADIPKLSSSVSSSSSMLPVSSSRFKRRTSSPPSSPQHSPALRDFGKQSEGKAVWNDPAVSSKIPKLESHSSSPAWSLSGREESDTVSPSCFDDYKISKDWAASTTFGNVCNQQPLDLSSGVKQKSELAGKAQVPWESVLDLSVNKKSCGDIDIKEYKENNSAQSTCSVIKKKKPTTCMLQKVLLNEYNGVDLAMEKAPDENRSPSPCKSLDPQPEPDLDPDSSLPAPVAHSSPCNSPSPLPQTSVSSGQLPPLLIPTNPSSPPPCPPVLTVATPPPPLLPTLPLPLPAPSSSVSPPSCPSPLSNTTTQSPLPILSPTVSPSASPVPSVEPLNSAASPGPPILSSSSSSSSSSSSSSSSSSSSSSSSSSSSSSSSFSSSSSSSPSPPPLSVVSSVVSSGDNLEAPLPISFKQEDTENEDQKPSDDPQTSDEQDIVQETFNKNFICNVCESPFLSIKDLTKHLTVHAEEWPFKCEFCVQLFRDKTGLSEHRFLLHGVGNIFVCSVCKKEFAFLCNLQQHQRDLHPDRECTHHQFESGTLRPQNFTDPSKAKADHVHCLPEHPLEASKEEEEEEEVNDSSEELYTTIKIMASGVKSKDPDVRLGLNQHYPSFKPPPFQYHHRNPMGIGVTATNFTTHNIPQTFTTAIRCTKCGKGVDNMPELHKHILACASASDKKRYTPKKNPVPLKQTVQPKNGVVVIDNSGKNAFRRMGQPKRLNFSVELSKMSSNKLKLSALKKKNQLVHKAILQKNKSAKQKADLKNNDSDSHSHICPYCDREFTYIGSLNKHAAYSCPKKPISPSTKRSVSHSSKKGGISSPANSEKNSNQRRRTADAEIKMQSMQTHLGKTRARSSGPTTNPSPSPSFRAKQKVKFVPSVKSKKSSSTSLRNSSPVRMAKMSHMEGKKSKAVAKNHSAHLSSKTSRNLHVRVQKNKAVLPSKPALASKKKSDRFSVKSRERSGGPITRSLQLAASADLTESKKEESSTKQEPKDFSS